In the Lycium ferocissimum isolate CSIRO_LF1 unplaced genomic scaffold, AGI_CSIRO_Lferr_CH_V1 ctg4089, whole genome shotgun sequence genome, one interval contains:
- the LOC132044256 gene encoding uncharacterized protein LOC132044256, producing MVSGILSPLIDKIRTGHITCCVSNEGCVTCSGEVLNIYSKEHPAMNYAANTGKESQFLERCVSNGKYRTLVLKTKDRHRPWGEFVKVIAAVTCQMVPADMQFAEVPPAAVKSVYQLKGIGHLIYLELRKRLQHVGVRTVLCWGDKESEGFWLKQGFSVIGQVDTKCRARRLPMKADIRKALCFPDLMISHFNKANLHDSAVYLNLKFPLKPSEGDCQSLVLQEQKDTLSEGNDHSQHRNQATKSMAFNFHLVSTPRSSKHGHMGFKESESQAFLKRCSCSASGSKKRTWETSYTSVQSKKIKGGHQTDCGLHANDTSLESVMGNSSSAVSKSKCQVDVTPNNSLTSHFLGKNAEEATAVNLTNEGHCSQGISSRGTSFRIMLMNIADDSKKANLTKIIRDLGGDVTSNGSLSIHVVTGKVRKTWNFCSALCLGSVSPPDAACCNFYDIFIYLEFLTIHKLRFTSKFDGMFSRFWSCGNVIRAWIPSPSWLKESFRNGKFVDEMPFILRDEDYELKYRTELKGAVIRAKTYPQALLKGYDICFAAHVHPPVGTLSAIVKSAGGNVIRGLDQVKDESKAMFVACEEDMDEALSAVKKGIWTFSSDWFMNCVMKQELDLGAPQFADSL from the exons ATGGTGTCTGGCATTCTAA GTCCATTGATTGACAAAATCAGAACAGGGCACATTACGTGTTGTGTATCAAATGAAGGTTGTGTTACTTGCTCTGGT GAAGTATTGAACATTTATTCAAAAGAGCATCCGGCCATGAACTATGCTGCAAACACAGGAAAAGAATCACAATTCCTTGAAAGATGTGTATCAAATGG GAAGTACCGCACGCTAGTTCTGAAAACCAAAGACAGACATAGACCCTGGGGAG aattTGTCAAGGTCATTGCTGCAGTCACTTGTCAAATGGTCCCAGCTGACATGCAATTTGCTGAGGTTCCTCCTGCTGCTGTTAAATCGGTGTACCAACTCAAG GGGATTGGTCACTTAATCTATTTGGAGCTGAGAAAAAGATTGCAACATGTGGGTGTTCGAACAGTACTTTGCTGGGGAGATAAGGAGTCTGAAGGATTTTGGCTTAAGCAG GGCTTTTCAGTTATTGGTCAAGTCGACACAAAATGCCGAGCTCGCAGGCTCCCTATGAAGGCTGATATTCGGAAAGCATTGTGTTTCCCAGATCTCATGATTTCTCATTTCAATAAGGCTAACTTACACGATTCTGCAGTATATCTAAATCTGAAGTTCCCCTTAAAGCCTTCAGAAGGGGATTGCCAATCTCTAGTTCTCCAAGAGCAAAAGGATACTCTGTCTGAGGGAAATGACCATTCCCAGCACAGAAATCAGGCAACTAAAAGCATGGCCTTTAATTTTCATCTTGTATCAACTCCACG GAGCAGCAAGCACGGGCACATGGGTTTCAAGGAAAGCGAAAGCCAAGCTTTTCTGAAGAGATGTTCCTGTTCAGCATCAGGATCAAAGAAGAGGACTTGGGAAACGTCATACACTTCTGTTcaatccaaaaaaataaagggaggTCATCAAACTGACTGCGGCTTGCATGCTAATGACACTAGTTTAGAAAGTGTTATGGGGAATAGTTCTTCTGCAGTTTCTAAGAGCAAATGTCAGGTAGATGTTACTCCTAACAACAGTTTGACAAGCCACTTTCTGGGAAAGAATGCTGAAGAAGCTACAGCAGTTAATTTGACAAATGAAGGTCACTGTAGTCAAGGCATTTCTTCAAGAGGGACAAGCTTCAGAATTATGCTGATGAACATTGCTGATGATAGTAAAAAGGCAAATTTGACCAAG ATAATCAGAGACCTTGGTGGAGATGTTACTTCTAATGGAAGTTTAAGCATACACGTAGTCACTGGCAAAGTGAGGAAAACCTGGAATTTTTGCTCTGCTCTCTGCTTAGGGTCAGTTTCTCCTCCGGATGCTGCTTGCTGCAACTTTTATGACATTTTCATCTATCTTGAGTTCTTGACTATCCATAAACTGAGATTC ACTTCTAAATTTGATGGCATGTTTTCTCGCTTTTGGTCTTGTGGGAATGTCATCAGAGCTTGGATACCGTCACCAAGTTGGTTGAAAGAAAGCTTCCGGAATGGCAAATTTGTAG ATGAAATGCCATTTATTTTGAGGGATGAAGACTATGAACTGAAGTACAGAACTGAGCTAAAAGGGGCAGTTATTAGAGCAAAAACATACCCCCAAGCTCTACTCAAGGGTTATGACATATGCTTTGCAGCTCATGTTCATCCTCCAGTTGGTACCTTATCAGCCATTGTGAAATCTGCAGGAGGAAAT GTTATACGTGGACTTGATCAAGTGAAAGATGAATCTAAAGCCATGTTCGTCGCATGCGAAGAAGACATGGATGAAGCATTGTCAGCAGTAAAGAAGGGAATATGGACTTTCAGCAGTGACTGGTTTATGAACTGTGTCATGAAACAAGAGCTTGACTTAGGAGCTCCTCAATTTGCAGATTCCCTCTAA